A single window of Oreochromis aureus strain Israel breed Guangdong linkage group 7, ZZ_aureus, whole genome shotgun sequence DNA harbors:
- the kmt5aa gene encoding N-lysine methyltransferase KMT5A-A isoform X1, with protein MNGDTVCNSHSFTLLSCTNSISSVQDEKPTIRLTQEGKCSPVLSLQNDAQKPGEGKTMNTISTPMKDPKADFTEMENSYSQCSPCWSDEQPSPLQLHCTEAYLCSHPELSLPLSNGLTHTPLHANNGGAFHGHQRRGARVKVIGKKSTRRMAGGENSQNRKVTDFYPVRRSSRKSKTELKCEEKKLIDDLITSGIEEGMEVQYIEGKGRAVFATRCFQKGDYVVEYHGDLLQITDAKKREAEYAQNPATGCYMYYFQYLCKTYCVDATKETGRMGRLINHSKNGNCQTKLHDINGVPHLILIASRNIDKGEELLYDYGDRSKASIAAHPWLKY; from the exons ATGAACGGG GACACTGTATGCAACAGCCATTCATTCACCCTCTTAAGCTGCACCAACTCCATATCATCAGTTCAAGATGAAAAGCCCACCATCAGGTTGACACAGGAGGGAAAGTGCTCTCCAGTTTTGTCCTTGCAGAATGATGCCCAGAAGCCAGGAGAAG GAAAGACAATGAATACCATCAGCACTCCAATGAAAGACCCAAAGGCAGATTTCACAGAGATGGAGAACAGCTACAGCCAGTGTTCACCCTGCTGGTCTGATGAACAGCCATCACCTCTGCAGCTCCACTGCACCGAAGCTTACCTTTGTTCTCATCCTGAACTCTCCCTTCCCCTCAGCAATGGCTTAACTCATACTCCCCTACATGCCAACAATGGCGGTGCTTTCCATGGCCACCAGAGGAGGGGAGCCCGGGTCAAGGTCATAGGAAAGAAATCCACTCGAAGAAT GGCAGGAGGGGAAAATTCCCAAAACCGGAAAGTTACTGATTTCTATCCAGTAAGACGAAGTtcaagaaaaagtaaaacagagcTCAAG TGCGAAGAAAAGAAGCTCATAGACGATCTCATTACAAGTGGAATAGAGGAAGGAATGGAG GTGCAATACATAGAAGGAAAGGGGAGAGCGGTGTTTGCCACTCGGTGTTTCCAGAAAGGCGATTATGTGGTGGAATACCATGGAGACCTGCTACAGATCACCGATGCTAAAAAGAGAGAAGCCGAATATGCTCAAAATCCAGCAACTGGCTGCTACATGTACTACTTCCAGTACCTCTGCAAAACATACTG TGTGGATGCTACAAAAGAGACTGGTCGAATGGGTAGGTTGATAAATCACAGTAAAAATGGGAACTGCCAAACCAAACTCCACGACATCAACGGTGTCCCTCACCTCATTCTCATTGCCTCTCGAAATATTGACAAAGGCGAGGAGCTGCTTTATGACTATGGAGACCGCAGCAAAGCTTCCATTGCTGCTCACCCCTGGCTCAAATATTGA
- the kmt5aa gene encoding N-lysine methyltransferase KMT5A-A isoform X2: protein MNTISTPMKDPKADFTEMENSYSQCSPCWSDEQPSPLQLHCTEAYLCSHPELSLPLSNGLTHTPLHANNGGAFHGHQRRGARVKVIGKKSTRRMAGGENSQNRKVTDFYPVRRSSRKSKTELKCEEKKLIDDLITSGIEEGMEVQYIEGKGRAVFATRCFQKGDYVVEYHGDLLQITDAKKREAEYAQNPATGCYMYYFQYLCKTYCVDATKETGRMGRLINHSKNGNCQTKLHDINGVPHLILIASRNIDKGEELLYDYGDRSKASIAAHPWLKY from the exons ATGAATACCATCAGCACTCCAATGAAAGACCCAAAGGCAGATTTCACAGAGATGGAGAACAGCTACAGCCAGTGTTCACCCTGCTGGTCTGATGAACAGCCATCACCTCTGCAGCTCCACTGCACCGAAGCTTACCTTTGTTCTCATCCTGAACTCTCCCTTCCCCTCAGCAATGGCTTAACTCATACTCCCCTACATGCCAACAATGGCGGTGCTTTCCATGGCCACCAGAGGAGGGGAGCCCGGGTCAAGGTCATAGGAAAGAAATCCACTCGAAGAAT GGCAGGAGGGGAAAATTCCCAAAACCGGAAAGTTACTGATTTCTATCCAGTAAGACGAAGTtcaagaaaaagtaaaacagagcTCAAG TGCGAAGAAAAGAAGCTCATAGACGATCTCATTACAAGTGGAATAGAGGAAGGAATGGAG GTGCAATACATAGAAGGAAAGGGGAGAGCGGTGTTTGCCACTCGGTGTTTCCAGAAAGGCGATTATGTGGTGGAATACCATGGAGACCTGCTACAGATCACCGATGCTAAAAAGAGAGAAGCCGAATATGCTCAAAATCCAGCAACTGGCTGCTACATGTACTACTTCCAGTACCTCTGCAAAACATACTG TGTGGATGCTACAAAAGAGACTGGTCGAATGGGTAGGTTGATAAATCACAGTAAAAATGGGAACTGCCAAACCAAACTCCACGACATCAACGGTGTCCCTCACCTCATTCTCATTGCCTCTCGAAATATTGACAAAGGCGAGGAGCTGCTTTATGACTATGGAGACCGCAGCAAAGCTTCCATTGCTGCTCACCCCTGGCTCAAATATTGA